From a region of the Pongo abelii isolate AG06213 chromosome 9, NHGRI_mPonAbe1-v2.0_pri, whole genome shotgun sequence genome:
- the SDHAF2 gene encoding succinate dehydrogenase assembly factor 2, mitochondrial precursor (The RefSeq protein has 1 substitution compared to this genomic sequence), which produces MAMPTVFSTSSRMLALSRHSLLSPLLSVTSFRCFYRGDSPADSQKDLIEIPLPPWQERTDESIETKRARLLYESRKRGMLENCILLSLFAKEHLQHMTEKQLNLYDRLINEPSNDWDIYYWATEAKPAPEVFENEVMALLRDFAKNKNKEQRLRAPDLEYLFEKPR; this is translated from the exons ATGGCGATGCCTACAGTGTTCTCGACTTCGTCGCGG ATGCTTGCTCTGTCAAGGCACAGCCTATTGTCTCCTTTGCTCAGCGTGACATCATTCAGATGCTTCTACAGAGGTGACAGTCCAACAGATTCCCAAAAGGACTTGATTGAAATCCCTTTGCCTCCATGGCAGGAGAGAACTGATGAATCCATAGAAACCAAAAGAGCCCGCCTGCTCTATGAGAGCAGAAAGAGGGGAATGTTGGAAAACTGCATTCTTCTTAG tcTTTTTGCTAAAGAACATCTGCAGCACATGACAGAGAAGCAGCTGAACCTCTATGACCGCCTGATTAACGAGCCTAGTAATGACTGGGATATTTACTACTGGGCCACAG AAGCTAAACCAGCCCCCGAAGTATTTGAAAATGAAGTCATGGCCCTGCTGAGAGACtttgctaaaaacaaaaacaaagagcagAGACTGCGTGCCCCAGATCTTGAGTACCTCTTTGAAAAGCCACGTTGA